DNA sequence from the Armigeres subalbatus isolate Guangzhou_Male chromosome 1, GZ_Asu_2, whole genome shotgun sequence genome:
tagttctgcttcatttttctagaacattgctagcattaaaaacgttcatcgattaatcggcagccatagtaaccacttaccccgtattttaaCTTGCCCATCGGTACCTTACATACACtggccggcataataaagtgcccacttgccgtttttcatacaaaatggtcaactttggagctctagatctcgggttcccgtgaaccgatttggctgaaaattttaccagagctcagatataacttgaattttaacatatctaagtttcgaccatattgattcacaggttaaaaaattattgcggtattaccaaagtgaattttttggcaaaatttatttttaaatatcttgaattctataggttgtagactgatgacatattcaggaaaacgcgtattttgccaatacaaaaaagtttgctatATATACCTGTACACTTAGAGATGTAGTTTTCGAGgtatttgaaaaacaatttttgccaaaaattcacgttggtattaccgcaataatttttaacCCTGTGAGTCAATATGCTCGAAACATAGATATGTTAAAtttccctttcggccaaataacccattcagccaaatgagcctttcggccaaatggcccttccggccaaacaaccctttcggccaaatgactttcagcctaacgttctgttcggccaaatggtatattcggccaaaaaattttcggcctagtggcattcggccaaatggttttcggccgaatgggtttcggccaaacgacccttccccgcatgatgaccgtgcatttcgtagttgctatcccgtgatcgaccagaacaatcgcaattgcacagggaaccaatggatggaagcatgggatttgctctccaacctcaatttgcacagtccgagagctctagtactTTGAacggtcgataacggcgctggccacgtcttCACGGTCATCGGGTGGGAagaaattgatgatgcagtcactcgcccactgcaagccgaaaacAACTCTGCAGTcaccacgagttcctgcggaattttattggaatcggAGGGTTAgattttatggcagaggttcgtcttggttaacagGTTGCCAaagtgatagtaatgaaagggtggtgtatattctaattggatgtcgaAACGagtttttttgctcatttctaACAGTAACCTGCTAGAACTAGTCAAGTTTTGTAGGTataggatagaagatggaaacggtatgaaagcccatttccaggtctagcgattgctagaacatgagaaatatatgaaaagatacaaagtaaaggaatggaacgggcctgggattgaacccatgacctcctgcgtatgaggcagaagcgttagccatatgaccaccaagccaaTTTTTAGAAGAAGGCGTGTGGCTGGATTATGGCAATTAAggatatgataccttctttaaaagtaggcgtgtggccgtattatggcaatgaagggtgtgatccattctttaaaagaatgtgCTTTCCcgaattatggcaatggaggatatgatctcttctttaaaagtaggcgcttgcccggattaaggtcatggtggatgcgatcccttctttaaaagtaggcgcttgcaaggattatgacaatggaggatgtaatcccttctttaaaagtaggtgccggcccggattatgacaatggtggatgtgatcccttttcaAAAATaagcgcttgcatggattatggcaatggaggatgtgatccattctttaaaagtaggtgcttgcccggattaaggtcatggtgaatgtgatcccttctttaaaagtaggcgctttcatggattatggcaatggaggaagtgatcccttctttacaAGTAGGCTcttgtgagaactttcgagcgatcaccatccttaatgccgcctacaaagtgatatcccagatcatcttccgtcgtctgtcaccattagtgaacgagtttgtgggaagttatcaagccggcttcgttgacggccgctcgacaacggaccagatctttactgtacggcaaatccttcaaaaatgccgtgaataccaggtcccaacgcaccatctgttcgttgatttcaaggcggcatacgacagtatagaccgcatagagctatggaaaattatggacgagaacagcttccctgcgaagcttaccagactgatcaaagcaacggtggatggtgtgcaaaactgtgtgaagatttcgggcgaacactccagttcgttcgaatcgcgccggggactaagacaaggtgatgtattttcgtgcctgttgttcaacattgcgctagaaggtgtcatgcggagagccgggtgtaacagccggggtacgattttcaacagatccagtcaatttatttgcttcgcggatgacatggacattgtcggccgaacatttgcaaaggtggcagaactgtacaaccgcctgaaacgtgaagcaacaaaagttggactggtggtgaatgcgtcaaagacaaagtacatgcttgtgggcggaaccgagcgcgacagggcccgcctgggaagcagtgttacgatagacggggataccttcgaggtggtcgaggaattcgtctacctcggatccttgctaacggctgacaacaacgttagtcgtgaaatacgaaggcgcatcatctgtggaagtcgggcctactacgggctccagaagaaactgcggtcgaaaaagattcgccaccgcaccaaatgtgtcatgtacaagacgttaataagaccggttgtcctctacggacatgaaacatggacaatgctcgaggaggacttgcaagcactcggagtattcgagagacgggtgcttaggaccatctttggcggtgtgcaagaagacggtgtgtggcggcgaagaatgaaccatgagctcgcccaactctacggcgaacccagtatccagaaggtagctaaagccggaagggtacgatgggcaggacatgttgcaagaatgccggacagcaaccctgcaaagatggtgttcgcttccgatccggcaggtacgagacggcgtggagcgcagcgagcgagatgggcagaccaggtgcagaacgacttggcgagcgtggggcgtatccgaggatggagagatgcggcctcgaaccgtgcattgtggcgtcaaattgttgattcagtgttatctgtttagatgttaactaaataaatgaaatgaatgaaatgaatgaacaagtaggcgcttgcccggattatgataatggtggatgtgattccttctttaaaagaaggcgcttgcccggattgaggcaatggtggatgtgatcccttctttaaaagtaggcgcatgcccggattaaggccatggtggatgctaTCCCTTTTCAAAAGTaagcgcttgcatggattatggcaatggaggatgtgatccattctttaaaagtaggcgcttgcccggattatgacaatgctggatgtgattccttctttaaaagaaggcgcttgcccggattaaggcagtggaggatgtgaacccttctttaaaagtaggtgcatgcccggattaaagccatggtggatgcgatctcttctttataagtaggcgctaGCACGGAATATGgtaatggaggatgtgatcccttctttaaaagtaggcgcttgcccggattatgacaatggtggatgtgattccttctttaaaagaaggcgcttgcccggattgaggcaatggtggatgtgaacccttctttaaaagtaggcgcatacCCGTATCAAGGTCATTGTGGATgcgatctcttctttaaaagtaggcgcttgcacggattcTGACAAAGGTGGATTTGTTCTTCAAAAGCAGGCGCTTGTccgattgaagcaatggtggatgtaatccctccTTTAAAAGCAGGTGTGTCCAGAAttgtggcaatggtggatgtgaccccttctttaaaagcaggccctgtccggattatggcaatggtggatgtgactccttctttataagtaggtgctttccgggaataaatcaatggtagatgtgatctcttccccgagtggagcaattcagattgatttagTTGCATTTAGTTGCAGTTTTCAAAGTTAGgcgcccggattaaggcaatggtggatttgatccggtcttaaggcgcatgcccggaatgaagcaatggtggatgtaatccctactttaaaagtaggcatatggccggaataagtcaatgatggatgtgatcctttccacggaagtaattctgccgttttgttatttcgttcttccggaaaatatctaccatcagtctaaatttatcagaaaacttcacagttcgaaattatgccaaatgtccattatgccaaatgacattatgccaaatgactttatgccaaatgacccagacccgctCTTGACCTTTTGTTTGGAACTCACTTTCTTGAATATATATTTTTCCTGAATTGaaattgtttattcaaattGTACTCCATGTACTGCAACATCGATATGTTGAGGGTCAGCTTGATGGTGTTACTATACACGAGGATGATAGTTGGATTTAATAGAGGGAATAAGATATTAAGATTATTGCTGCAATCTTTATTAGGAGTTTCTTGAGAGATCAATATTATACACAAGGTGGGTCCCTCCTTATCCGTGCGGTAagtcgcgcggctacaaaacaagaccatgctgagggtggctggattcgattcccggtgccggtctataaaattttcggtttggaaattgtctcgacttccctgggcatgaaagtatcatcgtgttagcctcatgatatagctgcgaggcgactctgtcccagtggggcatgttatgccaataagaagaagaaggtactAAGCATTTAAATAATACAATCTATTGACTTCCAGATCGTTAGTCTGCGATTAAAAATCACGATTTTAAGacaaggggtgattcaaatatgacgtccactactttttgagattacTGTACCCCCTTCCCCTCCttgtcacacttttttgtattttgtaaaACCAGTGACgttatttttgaacgacccccaagtttattttgtagttcatttttcaaaggaattattcggtttctcaaatgcaacatgttaatcttcgtctcgcgcaaatagcttagaaaaaaatcattgcgtGCTTGTGCCTTTCTGCTTTTGCTTTATACCTACTTGTCTCAACGGTATTCAAGCAGTGCTGAATGGAGTTTTAATTACAATCTCATATGCacatagggtaaccgtaccctcaGTGGTTGTAGCatcaatagtggaggtagtggggtttaatgaaatttttcataattatgcACTTTACGATGGTTCCAGTTGATGCGTTGCGCTAAAAGTATGCTGTTAAATCCAACTTACCCTAATATTTGGCTTCTTAAAAAATTGACTCCCTTCTACCTTTAGtggagcaactgtaccaatagtggcgagtctcacaAGAAAACGATGGACAGCACAACTATGGGAACCTAAATTACCTTTTagcgccactaaaggaacagtctacccattagtggtgcaagTAATTTGGTAGCTATTAATGTTAAATAACATCAATCTCATTTTCGTTATCAAATTTATAAGTTTATCTATTGGCTGAGATATAAAAGCTGGATATTTCGCATAATTaacgattttctaaaaaaatttccTTCGTGGGTTTACTAAGACCTCCACTATTGGCTCCGTTACCCTAGTAATCGTGCAGTAATCTTCAGCAAAAGAACAGGTTTGAACGGTATAACCCGCAGTATTCTCGCGTTTGTAGCAGTGCTTAAGCTAATTCAGTCATCTACAGCTACCCAATCTGTAACCATGAGACTAGCGTTCGCTCTTCTAGTCTGGCTTCCAGTCGCAATACAAGCAAAGAAATTTTTCATCCCAAATCTCAAGGTATTATCAAATTAGCAACGTAAAATTCTTCCGTCTTCTACagccatttttttaaactttttcagGCCAACTGGCACAAGGCCCATGAGTTTTGCACATCGTTGGACATGAACATGGTAACGGTCGAGTCACAGCAGGATCACGACGATTTGGTACGGTTCATCAAGGGTACGGATAAGTTTTCCGACGCGACCAGGTTCTGGATCGGGGCGAGCGATTTGGCGGAGGAAGGAGTCTACACGTGGATATCGAATGCCAAGTTGATGACATTCACCAACTGGGCGGAAGGAGAACCGACCAATAACGATTCCGAAAACTGCGTAGAGATGATTCA
Encoded proteins:
- the LOC134211463 gene encoding perlucin-like protein; the encoded protein is MRLAFALLVWLPVAIQAKKFFIPNLKANWHKAHEFCTSLDMNMVTVESQQDHDDLVRFIKGTDKFSDATRFWIGASDLAEEGVYTWISNAKLMTFTNWAEGEPTNNDSENCVEMIHNTYVKRIWTWNDIDCRGFRAYFICEERRGQNIAEF